A stretch of Bradyrhizobium sp. CCBAU 53338 DNA encodes these proteins:
- a CDS encoding formate/nitrite transporter family protein produces MSYLAPSEFVTKMVDAGESKIFMSTRDTVIRAYMAGAILALAAWFAVTINVNTGQPIIGALLFPVGFSMLYLLGFDLLTGVFVLAPLALIDKRPGVTLGGVLRNWGLVFIGNFGGALTVAFMMAFVTTFGFTQDPDKVGTAIGNIGEGRTLGYAAHGAAGMATLFIRGMLCNWMVSTGVVGAMISTTVPGKVIAMWMPILVFFYMVFEHSVVNMFLFPSGLMLHAKFSILDYFIWNEIPTVLGNLVGGLAFTGLTLYTTHVLTKPKRQPAANSSTRAAA; encoded by the coding sequence ATGTCGTATCTCGCGCCTTCGGAATTCGTCACCAAGATGGTGGACGCGGGCGAATCCAAGATATTCATGTCCACCCGGGATACGGTGATCCGCGCCTATATGGCCGGCGCGATCCTGGCACTCGCGGCCTGGTTCGCCGTCACGATCAACGTCAACACCGGCCAGCCGATCATCGGGGCGCTGCTGTTTCCGGTCGGGTTCTCCATGCTCTATCTGCTTGGGTTCGACCTTCTGACCGGCGTCTTCGTACTCGCGCCGCTCGCGCTGATCGACAAACGACCGGGCGTGACGCTTGGCGGCGTACTGCGCAACTGGGGTCTCGTCTTCATCGGCAATTTCGGCGGCGCGCTCACCGTGGCCTTCATGATGGCTTTCGTGACGACCTTCGGTTTCACCCAGGATCCCGACAAGGTCGGCACGGCCATCGGCAATATCGGCGAGGGCCGAACGCTCGGCTACGCGGCGCATGGCGCCGCCGGCATGGCGACATTGTTCATTCGCGGCATGCTGTGCAACTGGATGGTCTCGACCGGCGTCGTCGGCGCGATGATCTCCACCACGGTTCCGGGCAAGGTGATCGCGATGTGGATGCCGATCCTTGTGTTCTTCTACATGGTGTTCGAGCATTCGGTCGTGAACATGTTCCTGTTCCCGTCCGGCCTGATGCTCCACGCCAAGTTCTCGATCCTGGACTATTTCATCTGGAACGAGATCCCGACCGTGCTGGGTAATCTGGTGGGCGGCCTCGCCTTCACGGGCCTGACGCTCTACACGACGCACGTGCTGACCAAGCCGAAGCGCCAGCCGGCCGCCAATTCGTCGACCCGCGCTGCGGCTTGA